In Cytobacillus oceanisediminis, the following proteins share a genomic window:
- the pdxK gene encoding pyridoxine/pyridoxal/pyridoxamine kinase has translation MTMKKVMTIAGSDTSGGAGIQADLKTFQELGVYGMTALTTIVTMDPKNNWSHNVFPISTDILETQIETIISTGIDAMKTGMLGSEEVIKIAAKTIKENSLDHVIIDPVMVCKGEDEPIHPELNEALRDLLVPLATVVTPNLFEAWQLAKTGPIKTVEDMKEAAVKIHELGAKYVLIKGGSKLQHEKAVDLLYDGQEFTLYESERVETTYTHGAGCTYSSAITAEIAKGKPVKEAVQTAKDFITAAINHGFKLNEYVGPTMPGAYRKYGAGRLESE, from the coding sequence ATGACAATGAAAAAAGTTATGACCATTGCAGGTTCAGATACGAGCGGCGGCGCCGGCATCCAGGCTGACCTTAAGACATTCCAGGAGCTTGGCGTTTACGGGATGACGGCGCTGACTACAATCGTGACGATGGATCCTAAAAATAACTGGAGCCACAATGTGTTCCCGATTTCTACAGACATTCTGGAAACACAGATCGAAACGATTATATCTACAGGAATCGATGCGATGAAAACAGGCATGCTAGGTTCTGAAGAAGTGATTAAAATTGCGGCAAAGACCATTAAAGAAAACAGCCTGGATCATGTTATCATCGACCCGGTCATGGTCTGCAAAGGTGAGGATGAGCCGATTCATCCTGAATTAAACGAAGCATTAAGAGATTTGCTTGTGCCGCTTGCAACAGTGGTAACACCAAATTTATTTGAAGCATGGCAGCTGGCTAAAACAGGGCCAATCAAGACTGTGGAGGACATGAAGGAAGCGGCTGTTAAAATTCATGAACTTGGCGCGAAGTATGTATTAATCAAGGGCGGCAGCAAGCTGCAGCACGAAAAAGCCGTTGACCTTCTATATGATGGACAAGAGTTCACTCTTTATGAAAGCGAACGCGTTGAAACCACTTACACTCATGGCGCAGGCTGCACCTACTCTTCTGCGATCACAGCAGAAATCGCGAAAGGCAAGCCTGTCAAAGAAGCGGTTCAAACAGCGAAGGATTTCATCACAGCCGCCATCAACCATGGCTTTAAGCTAAATGAATATGTTGGCCCTACGATGCCTGGTGCGTACCGCAAATATGGCGCAGGCCGTCTTGAATCAGAATAA
- a CDS encoding YojF family protein, whose translation MEPAVKEYVQKEIDRLANKEVFIHLETTNGAYASHFDESFFSSGAYIRNAKLVYDHGRITGKGPYRVGLKMNFGWVYAEGITHFEVDEEDRLLLAGHDFSGKLAVALQISETPFE comes from the coding sequence GTGGAACCAGCAGTGAAAGAATACGTGCAAAAAGAGATTGACCGCCTTGCCAATAAAGAGGTCTTTATTCATCTGGAAACAACGAATGGGGCGTATGCTTCCCATTTTGATGAAAGCTTCTTTTCTTCAGGCGCCTATATCCGCAATGCCAAATTGGTTTATGACCATGGAAGAATCACCGGAAAAGGCCCTTATAGGGTTGGATTGAAAATGAATTTTGGCTGGGTGTATGCTGAAGGAATTACCCACTTTGAAGTTGATGAAGAAGATAGGCTCCTTTTAGCCGGCCACGATTTCAGCGGCAAGCTTGCAGTCGCCCTGCAAATTAGTGAAACACCTTTTGAATAA
- the bshB2 gene encoding bacillithiol biosynthesis deacetylase BshB2, producing MEKERHVLVIFPHPDDEAFGVSGTISLHIDNGTPVTYACLTLGEMGRNMGNPPFATRETLPKIRKEELEEAARVLGIQDLRMLGYRDKTVEFEDEEKLANRLGVIIGETNPSLIITFYPGYAVHPDHDATGAAVIRAVKELPADKRPKVHCVAFSNNCEEEIGQADVVNDVSAVVDRKVAAIKAHASQTQLMAANMEESIKKQEPEVLARMYKERFWTYKF from the coding sequence ATGGAAAAGGAAAGACATGTACTCGTCATCTTCCCTCATCCGGACGATGAAGCATTTGGCGTTTCAGGAACGATTTCCTTACATATCGATAACGGCACACCTGTCACCTACGCATGCTTGACGCTTGGAGAAATGGGGCGCAATATGGGAAATCCCCCTTTTGCCACCAGGGAAACTCTGCCGAAAATCCGCAAAGAAGAGCTGGAGGAAGCAGCCAGGGTTCTGGGCATCCAGGACTTAAGAATGCTGGGGTATCGGGATAAGACCGTTGAATTTGAAGATGAAGAAAAGCTCGCGAACAGACTCGGAGTCATCATCGGTGAGACAAACCCTTCCCTCATCATCACGTTCTATCCGGGATACGCTGTGCACCCGGACCATGACGCAACAGGCGCCGCTGTGATCCGTGCGGTAAAAGAACTGCCTGCTGACAAGCGTCCGAAGGTTCACTGTGTCGCATTCTCCAATAACTGTGAGGAAGAAATCGGCCAGGCAGATGTTGTCAATGACGTCAGTGCGGTTGTAGACCGGAAAGTTGCAGCGATCAAGGCACATGCCTCACAGACACAGCTGATGGCAGCGAATATGGAAGAAAGTATCAAAAAGCAAGAGCCTGAAGTATTGGCCAGAATGTATAAAGAGCGTTTTTGGACCTATAAATTCTAA
- a CDS encoding alpha-amylase family glycosyl hydrolase: MDKVKKAGIWMMLLSLILSLFTGTHPLLSSASTVESPVVDGSQVTFSYQGEAQQVRVAGSFTDWQNKALAMTKGENNIWTKTIHLSPGVYEYKFILDDSNWITDPANSRTANGNSLLAISGLTTEMPAEAVKDTVISLSAKLVHSNGTIEDVQPSWKLKTEAIGVEVKNNQLAISDSAEAGSVTVIGEFNGYTLEHSFSIIGQMNSYTINYWRNDGEQLNWDLWAWEDEKSGKAYPFTNRAEGFAQAKISVPSSKIHVIPRPGNWDIQDVTRTITMPDGQNEAEVWLAEGDQTVYYSKEEFDDRNAEDNRRFIEFTYVRDNHDYEGWNIWTWQTGIKDGQADFTEVNDKGAVALIEIGQQTEQMGFVLRKGTGWDQKDPYGADRYIKTGNDKYTKVIVKSGQSEFYQVPSITGPLLNNGSLTLYFRDPELFKQGEMDSIEKVQAKLNGQIYDMQYSLKEERFFVTIDQLEEGTYKYSFLVTRDGETSEMKDPFNEKSSITYKNPTAEIRAGVSPNKVSYNENAVLSIETILSDPEVSIKEAYADLSAIGGSSKVSIDPALNAHTISIDQFVTAGIKKLPITVIDEYGNFHVGEASVEVKTRTYSGQKDDFDWDEARIYFMLTDRFNNGDSSNDDPNHSDYDTSHLETYHGGDFRGVIERLDYLEDLGINTIWITPIVDNINWDLRHDKDGNQYGYHGYWAKDFTKLDEHLGDIKTFQELLEKAHDRGIKVMVDVVLNHTGYGLKENDPSIGLGIPNFPSDAERDRFAGMLRDGGTDTIRGELAGLPDFKTEEEEVRRQIIEWQTDWLEKARTDRGDTIDYFRVDTVKHVEHTTWKAFKNALTEIKPDFKIIGEYYGGHAEEHGDFLNSGEMDSILDFDFKHTAAGFINGKIDAAEAKLQERNDKLTNAAALGQFLSSHDEDGFLITSAGNDWGKMKIASALQITAKGQPVIYYGEEIGLSGKHAGDMDKGEFNENRYDFDWSLIGNDMHKHYRKLLNIRKDYSEVFSKGTREKLAGSDADGYLFFNRSYKGTNAVVGINTMTDKKKVTVKVPFAAGSKVIDQYTGKKYSVDKNQQIKVKLPGRNVGGTVILVMDEKKNK, encoded by the coding sequence ATGGACAAAGTAAAAAAAGCCGGCATCTGGATGATGCTCCTAAGCTTGATTCTCAGTTTATTCACGGGAACTCACCCGCTCTTATCCTCTGCAAGCACAGTTGAAAGCCCTGTCGTGGATGGGAGTCAAGTTACTTTTTCCTATCAGGGGGAAGCTCAGCAGGTTCGGGTTGCCGGAAGTTTTACCGATTGGCAAAATAAAGCGTTAGCAATGACGAAAGGCGAAAACAATATTTGGACAAAGACTATTCATTTATCACCTGGAGTCTATGAATATAAATTTATACTTGATGACAGCAATTGGATTACCGATCCGGCAAACAGCAGGACTGCTAATGGAAACAGCTTACTGGCTATTAGCGGATTAACGACTGAAATGCCTGCTGAAGCTGTAAAAGACACCGTGATTTCTCTTTCTGCCAAACTAGTACATAGCAATGGCACCATTGAAGATGTGCAGCCATCCTGGAAATTAAAAACTGAGGCAATTGGCGTCGAGGTAAAAAATAATCAGCTGGCAATCTCTGATTCTGCTGAAGCAGGAAGCGTAACTGTCATTGGCGAATTCAATGGCTATACTCTGGAGCATAGCTTCAGCATTATCGGTCAAATGAATAGCTATACAATAAATTACTGGCGCAATGACGGCGAGCAGCTCAATTGGGATCTATGGGCCTGGGAGGACGAAAAAAGCGGCAAGGCTTACCCATTTACAAACCGGGCAGAAGGATTTGCCCAAGCTAAGATTTCTGTTCCTTCGAGTAAAATCCATGTCATTCCTCGGCCTGGAAATTGGGATATTCAGGATGTTACCAGAACTATTACCATGCCTGATGGCCAAAATGAGGCAGAAGTATGGCTCGCTGAGGGAGACCAAACCGTTTATTACTCAAAAGAGGAATTTGACGATCGGAATGCAGAAGATAATCGTCGTTTTATTGAGTTTACGTATGTAAGAGACAATCACGATTATGAAGGCTGGAACATTTGGACCTGGCAGACTGGCATAAAGGATGGGCAGGCAGATTTTACCGAAGTCAATGACAAGGGGGCTGTTGCATTGATTGAAATTGGCCAGCAGACTGAGCAAATGGGATTTGTGCTTCGCAAAGGAACAGGCTGGGACCAAAAGGATCCTTATGGTGCCGACCGCTATATTAAAACAGGGAATGACAAGTACACCAAGGTTATTGTCAAAAGCGGCCAGAGTGAATTCTATCAGGTCCCTTCTATTACGGGCCCTCTCCTGAACAATGGCAGTCTTACTCTTTATTTTAGAGATCCGGAGCTGTTCAAACAGGGAGAAATGGATTCGATTGAAAAGGTGCAGGCAAAGTTGAATGGTCAGATTTACGATATGCAGTACTCCCTTAAGGAAGAACGATTCTTTGTGACGATTGATCAGTTGGAAGAAGGCACATACAAGTACTCTTTCCTTGTTACTAGAGATGGAGAAACCTCTGAAATGAAAGATCCTTTTAATGAGAAGTCATCCATCACCTATAAAAACCCAACAGCGGAAATCAGAGCTGGCGTGAGTCCAAATAAAGTTTCCTACAACGAAAATGCTGTTTTATCCATTGAAACGATACTTTCAGATCCAGAAGTATCTATTAAAGAAGCTTACGCTGACCTATCTGCTATCGGAGGAAGCAGCAAAGTGAGTATTGACCCGGCTTTAAATGCACACACCATATCCATTGATCAATTTGTAACAGCAGGCATTAAGAAGCTGCCGATCACAGTGATTGATGAATATGGGAACTTTCATGTGGGAGAAGCTTCCGTTGAAGTCAAAACCCGCACCTACAGCGGCCAAAAGGATGATTTTGATTGGGATGAGGCACGCATTTACTTTATGCTGACAGATCGCTTTAACAATGGAGATTCTTCCAACGATGATCCAAACCATTCAGATTATGATACCTCTCATCTTGAAACCTATCATGGCGGGGATTTCCGGGGTGTGATTGAAAGACTGGATTATCTCGAGGACCTTGGCATTAACACGATTTGGATTACGCCGATCGTCGACAACATCAATTGGGACCTGCGCCACGATAAAGATGGAAACCAATATGGCTATCATGGCTACTGGGCAAAGGATTTTACAAAATTGGATGAGCATCTTGGGGACATTAAGACATTCCAGGAACTTTTGGAAAAAGCACATGACCGCGGCATAAAAGTGATGGTGGATGTGGTACTGAACCATACCGGATATGGATTAAAGGAAAACGACCCTTCCATTGGGCTTGGAATTCCCAACTTCCCTTCTGATGCTGAGCGTGATCGCTTTGCCGGCATGCTCCGCGATGGAGGAACCGATACTATCCGCGGCGAGCTGGCCGGATTGCCTGACTTTAAGACTGAGGAAGAAGAGGTCCGCAGACAAATCATTGAATGGCAGACAGACTGGCTTGAAAAAGCAAGGACAGACCGCGGAGATACGATTGACTACTTCAGGGTTGATACCGTTAAGCACGTGGAACACACAACATGGAAAGCCTTTAAAAATGCACTGACTGAAATCAAGCCTGACTTTAAAATAATCGGGGAATATTACGGCGGCCACGCAGAAGAGCATGGGGACTTCTTGAACAGCGGGGAAATGGATTCCATTCTCGATTTTGACTTTAAGCATACCGCTGCTGGTTTCATTAACGGCAAAATCGATGCTGCTGAAGCAAAATTACAGGAGCGAAATGATAAGCTCACAAATGCGGCAGCTCTTGGGCAATTTTTAAGCAGCCATGATGAAGACGGCTTCCTGATCACAAGTGCGGGCAATGATTGGGGCAAAATGAAAATCGCCTCTGCCCTCCAAATAACGGCAAAGGGACAGCCAGTTATCTATTATGGAGAAGAAATCGGCCTTTCCGGCAAGCATGCAGGAGATATGGATAAAGGAGAATTTAACGAAAACCGCTATGACTTTGACTGGTCCCTAATCGGAAATGACATGCACAAGCACTACCGGAAGCTGCTTAACATACGGAAAGATTACTCAGAAGTATTTTCAAAAGGAACACGCGAAAAGCTGGCAGGCAGTGACGCTGATGGATATCTGTTCTTTAACCGCTCCTATAAGGGCACAAATGCGGTTGTCGGCATAAACACTATGACGGATAAAAAGAAAGTAACCGTAAAAGTCCCATTTGCAGCCGGCAGCAAGGTCATTGACCAATACACCGGAAAGAAATATTCAGTAGACAAAAATCAGCAGATTAAAGTCAAGCTGCCGGGCAGAAATGTCGGCGGTACGGTCATTCTGGTAATGGATGAAAAGAAAAATAAATAA
- a CDS encoding SRPBCC family protein, protein MADFRSSEIINKPVHEVFDYMIKMENVPELMPFVVKVEKQTEGEIGKGTKFIETRMVRGKKISAGIEIIDFEQDRTYTTRSNANGLITEYKYDFHEIEEGTQVEMEANVKTSGLVAKLTKRFIVNIVKREDGSQLQYLKEMMEK, encoded by the coding sequence ATGGCTGATTTTCGTTCCAGTGAGATTATCAATAAACCTGTACATGAAGTATTTGATTATATGATTAAGATGGAAAATGTCCCTGAACTCATGCCGTTTGTAGTGAAAGTGGAAAAACAGACCGAGGGCGAAATCGGAAAAGGAACAAAGTTCATCGAAACCCGTATGGTCAGAGGGAAAAAGATCAGTGCAGGCATTGAAATCATTGATTTTGAACAAGACAGAACCTATACCACCCGCAGCAATGCCAATGGACTGATAACAGAATATAAATATGATTTTCATGAAATAGAAGAAGGAACGCAGGTGGAGATGGAAGCAAACGTCAAAACCAGCGGCCTTGTCGCCAAATTAACGAAACGTTTCATCGTGAATATTGTGAAGCGGGAAGACGGAAGCCAGCTTCAGTACTTAAAGGAAATGATGGAGAAATAA
- a CDS encoding Crp/Fnr family transcriptional regulator, translating into MEYEKQDHRPLIDEFLGKIEIFKELPSESIQLIDKRIIKKAYLKGERIMSEYEVAKGVYFVHSGIVKLTKQDEHGNELIVCIKKKGEIFAEANLFNQTGQTYPATGTMVQDGEIYFLNTDDLEQELLYSPEMAVQIIRYMSESLRDMTSILRDIALLDVYTKTVRTLERLAEKFGANHCNRMHLELPITVQEFSTLVGTSRESVSRVFSRLKKEGIIEITGRKIVIVDWCKFCSLYHQRL; encoded by the coding sequence ATGGAATATGAAAAGCAGGATCATAGGCCGTTAATCGATGAATTTTTAGGCAAGATTGAAATTTTTAAAGAACTCCCCAGTGAATCCATACAGCTGATCGATAAACGAATTATTAAGAAAGCTTATTTAAAAGGCGAAAGAATTATGTCTGAATATGAAGTCGCCAAAGGAGTTTACTTTGTTCATTCCGGCATTGTGAAGCTGACGAAACAAGATGAACATGGCAACGAACTGATTGTCTGCATTAAGAAAAAAGGCGAGATTTTTGCAGAAGCCAACCTTTTTAACCAGACGGGCCAAACCTATCCTGCGACGGGTACAATGGTGCAGGATGGTGAAATCTACTTTCTGAACACGGATGATCTGGAACAGGAGCTCTTGTATTCACCGGAAATGGCTGTTCAGATTATCCGCTATATGAGTGAATCGCTGCGTGATATGACCTCCATTCTGAGGGACATCGCCCTGCTTGATGTGTACACGAAAACAGTCCGGACATTGGAAAGGCTCGCGGAAAAATTCGGCGCCAACCACTGTAACCGGATGCATCTTGAGCTTCCTATAACCGTCCAGGAATTCTCCACCCTTGTCGGAACATCCCGGGAAAGTGTCAGCCGGGTTTTTTCCAGACTGAAAAAAGAAGGAATCATCGAAATTACAGGCAGAAAAATCGTCATTGTGGACTGGTGCAAATTTTGCTCCCTTTACCATCAGAGGCTGTAA
- a CDS encoding ABC transporter ATP-binding protein, which translates to MKNPIVSIQNVFKTYGKHQVLKDINLEIYEGEIFGLLGPSGAGKTTLVKQLAGLEVPTQGENHIFSKKMPQLDLIKRIGYMAQSDALYTDLTAKENLDFFATLYGLKGKEKKQRMNEVMEIVSLTDHLGKLVSDYSGGMKRRLSLAISLLHSPGLLILDEPTVGIDPVLRKSIWESFKSLKENGTTILVTTHVMDEAGKCDRLGMIRDGQLIAAGTPEELMSQTSSANIEDAFLAYGGA; encoded by the coding sequence ATGAAAAATCCGATTGTTTCCATTCAAAATGTATTCAAGACTTATGGAAAGCACCAGGTTTTAAAAGACATTAACCTTGAAATTTACGAGGGGGAAATTTTTGGCCTGCTCGGCCCATCTGGAGCCGGCAAGACGACGCTTGTTAAACAGCTGGCAGGACTGGAGGTGCCAACACAGGGGGAAAACCATATTTTCAGCAAAAAAATGCCCCAGCTGGATTTGATCAAACGAATTGGCTATATGGCGCAATCTGACGCCCTATACACCGACTTAACAGCAAAGGAAAATCTTGATTTTTTTGCAACGCTGTATGGATTAAAAGGAAAAGAAAAAAAGCAGCGGATGAATGAGGTAATGGAAATTGTTTCGTTAACTGACCATCTCGGCAAGCTGGTTTCCGATTATTCAGGGGGTATGAAAAGAAGACTTTCCCTTGCCATTTCCCTTCTGCATAGTCCTGGTCTTCTCATCCTGGATGAACCTACCGTAGGAATCGATCCTGTCCTCAGAAAAAGCATCTGGGAATCTTTTAAAAGCCTGAAGGAGAATGGAACGACCATCCTGGTGACGACTCATGTCATGGATGAAGCGGGAAAGTGCGACAGGCTGGGCATGATTAGGGATGGACAGCTCATTGCAGCTGGAACACCGGAAGAATTAATGTCGCAAACCAGCTCTGCCAATATTGAAGATGCCTTCCTGGCATATGGAGGTGCTTAA
- a CDS encoding ABC transporter permease, with the protein MRIMALVIRILRQILRDKRTMALLIFAPILVLTMLHLVFNGDEYTPEIGLVDIPEKLETQLNLEDAKLKHYETEKLAENDLSDKKLDAYLVFDQMPPSVVLEGSDPSVNGAVMKWVQDALKPIQQNGGIQEIQIDYLFGSDDMGQFDYFGPVLLGFFVFFFVFLIAGVSFLRERTTGTLERLLTSPLRKWEIVAGYIMGFGIFTMIQAAIIAWYAIYVLGMLMEGSFGYVLLITLLLSLSALTLGILLSSFANNELQMIQFIPLIVVPQIFFSGLFNLETISEWLSWIGPFTPLYYAAEALRNVMVRGFGWEMIYKDLLMLLAFSLLFMILNIAALRRYRKI; encoded by the coding sequence ATGAGGATTATGGCCCTGGTTATACGGATACTCCGCCAGATTTTAAGAGATAAACGGACGATGGCTCTATTGATCTTCGCCCCTATCCTGGTCCTGACTATGCTTCACCTTGTGTTTAACGGAGATGAATATACGCCTGAAATTGGTCTTGTTGATATCCCTGAAAAATTGGAAACTCAGCTTAACCTGGAAGATGCCAAGCTCAAACACTATGAAACGGAGAAGCTGGCAGAAAATGACCTATCAGACAAGAAGTTGGATGCGTATCTGGTGTTTGATCAGATGCCGCCATCAGTGGTTTTGGAAGGAAGCGATCCGAGTGTAAACGGAGCTGTGATGAAATGGGTTCAGGATGCACTGAAGCCTATACAGCAAAATGGCGGGATTCAGGAGATACAGATCGATTATTTATTCGGCTCGGACGACATGGGGCAGTTTGATTATTTCGGCCCGGTGCTGCTGGGATTCTTTGTCTTTTTCTTTGTATTCCTGATTGCCGGTGTTTCCTTTTTAAGAGAAAGAACAACCGGTACACTTGAGCGGCTCTTGACCAGTCCTCTTCGGAAATGGGAAATCGTTGCGGGATATATCATGGGATTCGGGATATTCACCATGATCCAGGCTGCCATCATCGCCTGGTATGCAATCTATGTACTTGGCATGCTGATGGAAGGGTCTTTTGGCTATGTCCTGCTCATCACACTGCTTCTTTCGCTGTCAGCATTGACTCTGGGAATCCTGCTGTCTTCGTTTGCCAATAATGAGCTGCAGATGATTCAATTTATACCGCTTATTGTGGTTCCCCAGATCTTTTTCTCGGGGTTATTCAATCTGGAGACCATATCAGAGTGGTTAAGCTGGATCGGCCCTTTTACGCCTCTGTATTACGCGGCTGAAGCATTAAGAAATGTAATGGTAAGAGGCTTTGGATGGGAAATGATTTATAAAGATCTGCTTATGCTGCTCGCTTTCTCCCTGCTCTTTATGATTCTGAATATCGCTGCTCTAAGACGGTACCGGAAAATTTAA